A portion of the Candidatus Pristimantibacillus lignocellulolyticus genome contains these proteins:
- a CDS encoding endo-1,4-beta-xylanase, whose translation MKTIKNEGLPKLYEKFEEHFLIGAAVNKFTVNYQEDLLKQHFNSITAENEMKFESLQPIEGQFQFEVADQLLDFAKANKMGVRGHTLVWHNQTPNWMFEQRSGGVVDRVTLLERMKAHIDTVVTHYKGDFYAWDVVNEAVSDSGNAILRSSKWLDIAGEEFIAKAFEYAHAADPNALLFYNDYNECDVVKREKIYRLVKSLKEKDVPIHGIGMQSHWNLEHPSLDDIRRTIEQYASLGVTLHITEMDLSMFQFDDRRTDCITPSEEMLEKQAERYGQVFKLFKEYSEHISSVTFWGAADDYTWLDHFPVRNRKNWPFLFDTEHKPKQSFWNVINSAKS comes from the coding sequence ATGAAAACAATAAAAAATGAAGGTTTACCAAAGCTATATGAAAAGTTTGAAGAGCATTTTTTAATAGGGGCAGCAGTTAATAAATTTACGGTTAATTATCAAGAGGACTTACTCAAACAACATTTCAATAGCATCACAGCCGAAAATGAAATGAAATTTGAAAGTTTGCAGCCTATTGAAGGACAATTTCAATTTGAAGTTGCAGATCAATTACTAGATTTTGCAAAGGCAAATAAAATGGGCGTAAGAGGACATACACTCGTATGGCATAATCAAACCCCAAATTGGATGTTCGAACAACGTTCAGGTGGAGTTGTTGATCGTGTAACATTATTAGAACGAATGAAAGCTCATATTGACACTGTTGTTACTCATTATAAAGGTGATTTTTATGCATGGGACGTTGTTAATGAGGCTGTATCTGATAGTGGTAATGCTATTTTGCGTTCATCGAAATGGCTTGACATTGCAGGGGAAGAATTTATTGCAAAAGCATTTGAATATGCTCATGCTGCTGATCCTAATGCGCTACTATTCTACAATGATTACAATGAGTGTGATGTTGTTAAAAGAGAAAAAATCTATCGTCTCGTGAAATCATTAAAGGAAAAAGATGTACCAATTCATGGTATTGGCATGCAATCACACTGGAATCTAGAGCACCCTTCTCTAGATGATATACGACGTACTATTGAACAATATGCTAGCTTAGGAGTAACACTACATATAACTGAAATGGATTTGTCGATGTTTCAATTCGATGATCGTAGAACTGACTGTATAACTCCATCAGAAGAGATGTTGGAAAAACAAGCGGAGAGGTATGGTCAAGTATTTAAGCTTTTTAAGGAATACAGTGAACATATTTCGTCAGTGACATTTTGGGGTGCAGCTGATGATTATACTTGGCTAGATCATTTTCCAGTACGTAATCGTAAAAATTGGCCATTTCTATTCGATACGGAGCATAAGCCAAAGCAATCATTTTGGAATGTTATTAATAGCGCTAAATCTTAA
- a CDS encoding endo-1,4-beta-xylanase, with translation MNSIFNKKILAITGIVIVLVVTFFIINSSRNNQENIKIASNEAENIEVKPANEVIEPTDDLEPSPTLEVIVKEEVEPSVEEDIPSLYEVYSDYFPIGAAIEPFQTNGLKADLLKKHVNWIVAENAMKPVSLQPTEGNFNWTQADQLVEFAKANSMEVRFHTLVWHTQVGDWFFKDLEGKPMVDETDIDKREANKQLLLERLATHVRTIVNRYKDDVKSWDVVNEVIEPGDPDGMRASEWYNITGTDYIETAFRVAREAGGPDIKLYINDYGTDDVVKRDRLYDLVKEMLEKDVPIDGVGHQTHISINWPPVGSIIESMEKFAGLGLDNLVTELDMSLYVWDDRSDFGEEIPDHIVEKQADRYAELFEAFKEHKDIIGGVVFWGIADDHTWLSTFPITRTEAPFLFDKQLHAKQAFWAVVDPLTRQKLYKQ, from the coding sequence GTGAATTCCATATTTAATAAAAAAATATTAGCTATTACCGGCATTGTTATCGTTCTAGTGGTTACATTTTTTATTATTAACTCCTCGAGGAATAATCAAGAGAATATAAAAATTGCTAGTAACGAGGCTGAAAACATTGAAGTTAAACCCGCAAATGAAGTAATAGAGCCAACGGATGATTTAGAACCTAGTCCTACTTTAGAAGTCATAGTGAAAGAAGAAGTAGAGCCATCCGTAGAAGAAGATATTCCATCATTGTACGAAGTATATTCGGATTATTTTCCTATTGGGGCAGCAATAGAGCCTTTCCAAACAAATGGACTAAAGGCAGATTTACTTAAGAAGCATGTCAATTGGATTGTAGCTGAAAATGCGATGAAGCCTGTTTCGCTTCAACCTACAGAAGGAAACTTTAATTGGACGCAAGCAGATCAACTTGTTGAATTTGCAAAGGCGAATAGTATGGAAGTTCGATTCCATACATTAGTATGGCATACTCAAGTAGGAGATTGGTTCTTTAAAGATTTGGAAGGCAAGCCGATGGTTGACGAGACAGACATAGATAAGAGAGAGGCAAACAAACAGCTCTTACTTGAACGTCTAGCTACTCACGTTCGAACGATCGTTAATCGTTACAAAGACGATGTAAAATCATGGGATGTTGTCAATGAAGTTATTGAGCCAGGCGATCCGGATGGTATGAGAGCAAGTGAATGGTATAACATAACAGGGACTGATTACATTGAAACCGCATTTCGTGTTGCACGCGAAGCGGGAGGTCCTGATATTAAGCTCTACATTAACGACTATGGTACAGATGATGTAGTAAAACGAGACCGTTTATACGATTTAGTTAAAGAAATGCTGGAGAAAGATGTACCAATCGATGGCGTTGGACATCAAACTCATATCAGTATAAATTGGCCTCCGGTTGGCTCGATTATTGAGTCTATGGAGAAGTTTGCAGGACTAGGTCTTGATAATCTAGTAACAGAGCTAGATATGAGCTTATATGTATGGGATGATCGCAGTGATTTTGGTGAAGAAATACCCGATCATATTGTTGAAAAACAGGCTGACCGCTACGCTGAATTGTTTGAAGCATTCAAAGAACATAAGGATATTATTGGTGGAGTTGTATTTTGGGGGATTGCAGATGATCATACTTGGCTAAGTACATTCCCAATTACTCGTACAGAAGCACCTTTTCTATTTGATAAACAGCTACATGCAAAACAAGCTTTTTGGGCTGTTGTCGATCCATTGACTAGACAAAAGCTATACAAACAATAG
- a CDS encoding carbohydrate ABC transporter permease, whose translation MVGKLLSLEHWKRWIWSIVRLTLIVGLSFVILFPIIQKISTALKDKSDLYSPVVVWIPETYTLDNFRLAMSIMNYGKTLVNTFALSGLTTILAAASCALAGYAFARLKFRGSNLLFGGVILTILVPPSTILIPLYLNMNDFTLLGLIPLFTGGKSINLLNTYWPFILTSITANSLKAGLYIFIFRQFFRGIPKEVEEAAYMDGAGVPSTFTRIMLPNAIPSVVTVALFSFVWQWNDSFFTTTYLTSGKVMSTQLSSLPYNVSATLQGGVGATVDPFYLSMIQDTGILLAILPLIIIYLFVQRYFVESIERTGIVG comes from the coding sequence ATTGTAGGTAAATTATTGTCACTAGAACATTGGAAGCGTTGGATCTGGTCAATCGTGAGACTGACGCTTATTGTAGGTCTATCATTCGTTATCTTGTTCCCCATCATTCAGAAAATTTCTACAGCGCTCAAAGATAAATCTGATCTCTATTCACCCGTCGTGGTATGGATTCCAGAGACATATACGCTGGACAATTTTAGACTGGCGATGTCTATTATGAATTATGGGAAAACATTGGTTAACACATTTGCGCTTTCAGGATTAACGACTATTCTAGCTGCGGCGTCCTGTGCACTAGCAGGTTATGCTTTTGCCCGGCTTAAATTTAGAGGAAGCAATTTACTATTTGGAGGTGTCATACTTACAATTCTAGTACCACCTTCAACGATTTTAATTCCCCTATATCTCAATATGAACGACTTTACGTTATTGGGGCTCATTCCTTTATTTACCGGAGGAAAATCTATTAATCTATTAAATACGTATTGGCCTTTTATTTTAACGTCAATTACGGCAAACTCTCTTAAAGCTGGACTATATATATTCATCTTTAGGCAATTTTTTAGGGGAATACCAAAAGAGGTTGAAGAAGCCGCATATATGGATGGTGCAGGTGTCCCTTCAACATTCACTCGCATTATGCTACCTAATGCAATACCTTCTGTTGTTACGGTTGCGCTCTTCTCATTCGTATGGCAATGGAATGATAGCTTCTTTACAACGACCTATTTAACAAGCGGAAAGGTCATGTCTACTCAACTTTCCTCATTACCGTATAATGTTTCCGCTACTCTCCAAGGTGGAGTAGGGGCGACTGTAGATCCGTTTTATTTGAGTATGATTCAAGACACAGGTATATTACTAGCTATTTTACCATTAATAATCATTTACTTATTTGTTCAACGCTATTTTGTAGAAAGTATTGAACGTACAGGAATCGTTGGATAA
- a CDS encoding helix-turn-helix domain-containing protein, translating into MFKVLLVDPNDFTLHQTTKLIERFDIDFKVTNHTNQFHDVPQLIEAHHFSLIVINIKGYNTTGILLCKKIRNISRIPIILIGGRDDFQLARKALTYQINDYLTDPFREFALESSLLAIKKALTIDFTYEPDYVPTSLDSFKKNALSNSIIETVKKYVQNDLHRNITLKQISSLLHFNCAYLGQKFRLHENMSFNEYLLQQRMERAKVLLKKTDMKIYEIANEVGYIEIDWFYKKFKEYTGLSSNEYRKKYEYSQAN; encoded by the coding sequence ATGTTTAAAGTGCTGCTTGTTGATCCTAATGATTTTACACTCCATCAAACAACAAAACTAATTGAGAGATTTGACATTGATTTCAAAGTTACTAATCATACAAATCAATTTCATGATGTGCCTCAATTAATAGAGGCACATCACTTCTCACTTATTGTCATTAATATTAAAGGTTACAACACAACTGGAATATTACTTTGCAAAAAAATTCGTAATATAAGTCGAATACCAATTATTCTTATTGGTGGGAGAGATGATTTTCAACTTGCGAGAAAAGCATTAACATATCAGATTAATGACTATTTAACTGACCCATTTCGAGAGTTCGCCTTAGAATCTAGCTTGTTAGCTATTAAGAAAGCGCTTACTATTGATTTTACATACGAACCGGATTATGTACCAACCTCTTTAGATTCATTCAAAAAAAATGCACTGTCAAATTCCATAATAGAGACCGTTAAAAAATATGTGCAGAATGATCTGCATCGAAACATTACATTAAAACAGATATCTAGCTTACTGCATTTTAACTGTGCTTATTTAGGACAAAAATTTAGACTGCATGAAAACATGTCTTTCAATGAATATTTACTACAACAAAGAATGGAAAGAGCCAAAGTATTACTCAAAAAAACGGATATGAAAATATATGAAATTGCTAATGAGGTAGGCTATATCGAGATTGACTGGTTTTATAAAAAGTTCAAAGAATATACTGGGTTAAGCTCTAATGAATATCGCAAAAAATATGAATATTCACAAGCAAATTAA
- a CDS encoding glycoside hydrolase 43 family protein, producing the protein MNNAIITNPIIWVDVPDPDIIRVGHHYYMVSTSMHVMPGCPIMKSQDLLNWEIVNYVYDSFENNDAHNMVDGKNIYGQGSWAASLRQHNGLFYVCFSSNDMHQFYMYTTDDIENGNWQRSVINGLLHDPSLLFDEDRVFVIYGNGSIYITELTEGATALKEGGIVQLLLETESEGIGLRCEGCHAYRIDGMYYLFFIEWPKVGNMRRRQVCYRSSELLGPYERKIILDDDMGYHNKGVAQGGIIETVDHKWYTLLFQDHDAVGRIPIVQPITWVDGWPIVGIDGKASEKFATDFPYTPCKPIVISDEFDYKENQLSLNWQWNHNPNDQLWSVTERASHLRLTTGNVVDSVLKARNTLTQRTEGPACVATIVMDISNMKHGDHAGLIALQNQFGTVGVKVDSNGDRFVVMTVNDSQGMEAVVESVSYNLSTIYFKVEFNFENSIDIAKFYYASVDGQWLEIGHPLEMKYTLDHFMGYRIGIFNYASEKSSGYVDIDYFHFMKLINGTYERII; encoded by the coding sequence ATGAATAATGCGATAATTACTAATCCAATTATATGGGTAGATGTACCGGATCCAGATATTATTCGAGTCGGTCATCATTATTATATGGTTAGTACAAGTATGCATGTAATGCCTGGTTGTCCTATTATGAAGTCACAAGATTTGTTGAATTGGGAAATTGTTAATTATGTCTATGATAGCTTTGAGAATAATGACGCTCATAATATGGTGGATGGGAAAAACATTTATGGTCAAGGTTCATGGGCAGCAAGTTTACGTCAACATAATGGACTGTTTTATGTATGTTTTTCGAGTAATGACATGCATCAGTTTTATATGTACACAACCGATGATATTGAAAATGGTAATTGGCAACGCTCAGTAATCAATGGTTTATTGCATGATCCGAGCTTATTATTTGATGAGGATAGAGTATTTGTTATATATGGAAATGGTAGTATTTATATTACCGAGTTAACAGAAGGCGCAACCGCATTGAAAGAAGGCGGAATTGTTCAGCTGCTATTAGAAACTGAAAGTGAAGGTATTGGCCTACGATGTGAAGGATGTCATGCTTATCGAATAGATGGAATGTACTATCTATTCTTTATTGAATGGCCGAAAGTAGGTAATATGCGTCGTAGACAAGTATGTTATCGTTCCTCAGAACTTCTTGGACCTTATGAACGGAAGATCATTTTGGATGATGATATGGGCTATCATAATAAGGGAGTTGCGCAAGGTGGAATTATTGAAACAGTAGATCATAAGTGGTATACGCTATTATTTCAAGATCATGATGCCGTTGGAAGAATACCAATCGTACAGCCTATAACATGGGTTGATGGCTGGCCGATCGTCGGTATAGATGGTAAAGCTTCGGAAAAGTTTGCAACAGATTTTCCTTATACACCATGTAAACCAATTGTAATTAGTGATGAGTTCGATTACAAAGAGAATCAATTGTCACTGAATTGGCAATGGAATCATAATCCGAACGACCAGTTGTGGTCGGTGACCGAGCGAGCCAGTCATCTACGCTTAACAACTGGCAATGTTGTAGATAGTGTGCTTAAAGCGCGTAATACGTTAACACAGCGTACGGAAGGTCCAGCGTGTGTAGCAACGATTGTAATGGATATATCTAATATGAAACATGGTGATCATGCTGGATTGATTGCCCTTCAAAATCAATTTGGTACTGTTGGTGTTAAAGTAGACAGCAATGGTGATAGGTTTGTCGTGATGACCGTGAACGATAGTCAGGGGATGGAGGCAGTAGTTGAATCCGTATCCTATAACCTCAGTACTATCTATTTCAAAGTTGAATTTAATTTTGAAAATAGCATTGATATCGCAAAATTTTATTACGCTTCAGTAGATGGACAGTGGCTAGAAATTGGACATCCTTTAGAGATGAAATATACGTTAGATCATTTTATGGGTTATCGAATTGGTATATTCAATTATGCAAGTGAAAAATCTAGCGGCTATGTTGATATTGATTATTTCCACTTTATGAAGTTAATAAATGGAACATATGAACGTATAATATAG
- a CDS encoding sugar ABC transporter permease has protein sequence MKQRTYLQQKALWGIIFAFPWIIGFIFFFLVPMVDSLRYSFSSVVSSSEGLNINFIGFDNFINALTVNASFNRSLVEAIVNMLVNVPLIVIFSLFVAVLLNQKFLGRAFARSIFFLPVILASGIILSLESSSLIQAVNDENIGSGFASAMGVFELERIMLRAGVSEVIVEYLTGAVDRIYQIVSQSGVQILIFLAAIQTIPPQLYEASTMEGATGYESFWKITFPMVSPLIFVNMIYTIIDSFSVNALTDLIRQTGFTSFNFGLSSAMAWIYFLAIAIILATSSYIVSKRVFYYD, from the coding sequence ATGAAACAAAGGACTTATCTACAACAAAAGGCTTTATGGGGGATAATATTTGCTTTTCCATGGATCATTGGCTTCATTTTTTTCTTTCTAGTTCCAATGGTAGATTCCTTGCGGTACAGCTTTAGTTCGGTTGTATCCAGTTCAGAAGGGTTAAACATCAATTTTATAGGTTTTGATAACTTTATTAATGCATTGACTGTAAATGCGAGTTTTAACCGTTCATTAGTCGAAGCTATTGTGAATATGCTCGTTAACGTACCTTTAATCGTCATATTCAGTCTTTTTGTAGCAGTACTACTGAATCAGAAGTTTTTAGGAAGAGCTTTTGCAAGATCAATTTTTTTCTTACCTGTAATTTTGGCTTCAGGAATCATCCTCTCTCTAGAAAGTTCAAGTTTGATTCAAGCTGTTAATGATGAGAACATCGGATCTGGTTTTGCTAGTGCGATGGGTGTTTTTGAACTAGAAAGGATTATGCTTAGAGCAGGAGTAAGTGAAGTTATCGTTGAATATTTAACCGGGGCAGTTGATCGTATTTATCAGATTGTTAGTCAATCTGGGGTACAAATACTAATATTCCTTGCAGCGATCCAGACGATTCCTCCTCAGCTGTATGAGGCATCTACAATGGAGGGCGCTACTGGATATGAATCCTTTTGGAAAATCACTTTTCCTATGGTGAGTCCACTAATTTTTGTGAATATGATCTATACAATTATTGACTCTTTCTCCGTAAATGCACTGACAGATTTGATAAGGCAAACGGGCTTTACCTCATTCAACTTTGGGCTCAGCTCGGCGATGGCATGGATATATTTCCTTGCGATTGCAATTATTTTAGCGACCAGTTCATATATAGTATCCAAAAGGGTATTTTATTATGACTAG